From Aspergillus fumigatus Af293 chromosome 5, whole genome shotgun sequence, a single genomic window includes:
- a CDS encoding phosphoinositide binding protein ATG18: MAMNFVTFNQDYSYLAVATSKGFRIFTTDPFAKSYETKEGNIAIIEMLFSTSLVALILSPRRLQITNTKRQSTICELTFPTTVLAVRLNRKRLVIVLEDQIYLYDIQTMKLLYTIQTSPNPNAICALSPSSDNCYLAYPLPQKAPPSSFNPPSHTPPGTTHVSPTSGEVLIFDTLKLEAINVIEAHRSPLACITLNSDGTLLATASDKGTIIRVFSVPDGHKLYQFRRGSMPSRIFSMSFNTTSTLLCVSSSTETIHLFKLSHPTSSPDTSPSSPVGRDRSLSQSSSGYSPDRGDLTGDVGSSDFPARKHNGTLMGMIRRTSQNVGSTVAAKVGGYLPKGVSEMWEPTRDFAWFKLPKPSQTSGGSGNNGPLRSVVAMSSNTPQVMVVTSDGNFYVFSIDLSKGGEGTLTKQYSVLESNDRLGYSVTDY; encoded by the exons ATGGCAATGAACTTCGTGACCTTTAACCAAGACTACAGCTACCTGGCTGTTG CCACCTCAAAGGGCTTTCGCATATTCACGACGGACCCTTTCGCGAAAAGTTATGAGACGAAAGAGGGAAATATTGCCATCATTGAGATGCTGTTCTCGACATCTCTTGTTGCGCTCATCCTCTCACCCCGTCGTCTTCAAATCACTAATACTAAG CGCCAATCTACAATATGCGAATTAACCTTCCCCACGACCGTACTGGCGGTCAGATTGAATCGGAAACGACTCGTGATTGTCCTTGAAGATCAAATTTATCTTTATGACATTCAAACAATGAAACTGCTCTACACCATCCAGACATCGCCCAACCCCAACG CAATCTGCGCGCTATCACCGTCCTCTGACAATTGTTACCTCGCATACCCTCTCCCACAAAAGGCGCCGCCTTCTTCGTTCAATCCGCCGTCTCATACTCCTCCGGGGACTACTCATGTATCGCCGACAAGCGGAGAGGTTCTGATATTCGATACTTTAAAACTAGAGGCCATAAATGTCATTGAGGCTCACCGATCTCCGCTGGCTTGCATCACGCTCAACAGTGATGGCACTCTACTGGCCACCGCTTCTGACAAGGGAACCATAATCCGCGTCTTCTCCGTTCCTGATGGCCACAAGTTATACCAATTCAGACGCGGTTCAATGCCGTCGAGGATTTTCAGCATGTCGTTCAATACCACATCGACCCTGCTCTGCGTCTCCTCTTCTACAGAGACAATACACCTTTTCAAGTTGAGCCATCcaacatcatctccagacacttccccttcctctcctgTGGGCCGTGACAGGTCCCTCAGTCAAAGCTCCTCAGGTTATTCTCCTGACCGCGGCGACCTGACGGGAGACGTGGGTTCATCAGACTTCCCTGCCCGGAAACACAATGGAACTCTGATGGGTATGATCAGACGGACTTCGCAAAACGTTGGCAGTACTGTCGCTGCCAAAGTGGGCGGTTACCTTCCGAAAGGAGTCAGCGAAATGTGGGAGCCGACCCGTGATTTTGCTTGGTTCAAACTGCCAAAGCCAAGCCAAACCTCTGGCGGTAGCGGGAACAATGGTCCTCTCCGCAGCGTGGTTGCTATGAGTAGCAACACACCCCAGGTCATGGTGGTTACCAGTGATGGTAACTTTTATGTCTTTAGCATCGATCTCTCGAAAGGCGGCGAAGGTACGCTGACAAAACAGTACTC GGTGCTTGAGTCGAATGATCGGCTGGGATACTCTGTAACGGATTACTGA
- a CDS encoding tRNA methyltransferase PPM2 produces MGAAKKPAAAGVSTKAEREADLVMETNNSSIVSKRSVELLYYPKPHFFRYFVKRPPRRSPLINRGYWLRMHAMAESVRQFMKQPSDKPKFVLNLGCGFDPLPFILLSTDKSLCSTTRFVDIDYEKLMVNKKTAIRRTDEITRLLENVEFLSDESPIQIRSEQYLAIGCDLKNLKKLDDVLKTELLPSDCSILFLAEVSLTYMDVKSANAVLAWASKLNNDSQFCILEQFFPDGPNHPFASTMMKHFNKLGAPLYSIHEYRSLSEQEQRFRNAGWAHAQARSLWDLWSDNEFVGSSLRAWLDTVEPFDEWEEFALFASHYFLLVASTKPQTMVQELQKTPALTTEPDISSQYVLLAGNNPRGGQRRFGALIPDSENSMGHHSGLGRQTRDVSTDLYSTCKGMTTPQLPFPPREVSARMCHTVTSLRGGDCLLVGGRASPANAFQDCWLRQGKQWQSTKSLPAPRFRHSAVKITLETDSESVLVYGGKSSDGSIFDTWLLWQTHSNGWQEVEIQGARPPARFGACLESINQTTGVLFGGIGSDGIIIEDFWIWKIRHRSDGTVFLELTDHTEHLQQTPLSQYIYRFGSTVTRTSRGLVIVGGIIPRQIVPYECEIMLLDVGELLEYVENESSWGHRILSAIGLGGILQGARPLLVGHVACAIDPDQVLILGGGAVCFSFGTFWTEGGWVLKPAGSTAQNNWTLVPEAMHTPEPVASPKTPQISTALKLSSIRRIRVDTSEQFQQILADGKPVIIEGSDIGPCTELWTKEYLTDVVGSDRKVVVHESQSENMNFQAKNFSYVTKAFGDFLDEVHAGGRQYLRSISAELPSKLPANLAADFPGLKDDFKLPQALSLVTENAHSSPLRISGPVTMWLHYDVMANVLCQIRGERRLVLFPPADVQYLQVPPGASSSTIDIFQNIKDGSIVSIPHTSPQEAVLNSGDILFIPPMWLHTASPTGGVSVAVNVFFRSLPKGYAAGRDVYGNRDLQAYEKARIDIQKMVRSFDGLPSDISRFYLLRLAQELKDNAGV; encoded by the exons ATGGGGGCTGCAAAGAAACCAGCTGCCGCTGGAGTCAGCACCAAGGCCGAACGAGAAGCCGATCTAGTGATGGAA ACTAATAACAGCAGCATTGTATCCAAACGGAGCGTCGAATTACTATACTATCCCAAGCCCCATTTCTTCAGATATTTTGTGAAGAGACCTCCGAGACGATCGCCTTTGATTAATCGTGGATACTGGCTTCGCATGCATGCTATGGCGGAGTCGGTTCGGCAGTTCATGAAGCAGCCGTCGGATAAACCCAAATTCGTATTGAATCTTGGATGTGGATT TGATCCATTACCGTTTATACTCCTGAGTACCGATAAATCCTTGTGTAGTACGACGAGGTTCGTGGATATCGACTACGAAAAGCTGATGGTCAATAAGAAGACAGCAATTCGCAGGACAGACGAGATTACCCGGCTTCTTGAGAATGTAGAATTTCTCTCGGATGAAAGTCCAATCCAGATCCGCAGCGAGCAATACTTGGCGATCGGTTGTGATCTGAAGAACCTCAAGAAGCTAGATGATGTGCTGAAGACAGAGCTTCTCCCGTCTGATTGTTCTATTCTGTTCCTGGCAGAGGTCTCCCTGACCTATATGGATGTCAAGTCCGCCAATGCTGTGTTGGCCTGGGCCTCAAAGCTCAACAATG ATTCTCAGTTTTGTATATTGGAGCAGTTCTTCCCTGACGGACCCAATCATCCTTTTGCTtcaacaatgatgaagcACTTCAACAAACTTGGAGCGCCCTTGTACTCAATCCACGAATATCGTTCACTGAGTGAGCAAGAACAGCGATTTAGAAATGCCGGCTGGGCACATGCGCAGGCTAGAAGTCTCTGGGATCTCTGGTCAGATAATGAATTTGTCGGAAGTTCTCTACGAGCATGGCTCGATACAGTCGAACCGTTCGATGAGTGGGAAGAGTTTGCACTCTTTGCCTCGCATTACTTCTTGCTCGTCGCTTCTACGAAGCCACAAACCATGGTTCAGGAGTTACAAAAGACGCCGGCATTAACTACGGAGCCCGATATATCCTCACAATACGTGCTGCTTGCGGGCAACAACCCGAGAGGCGGGCAGAGGAGGTTCGGGGCCCTCATCCCGGACAGTGAAAATTCTATGGGTCACCATTCAGGTTTAGGCCGCCAGACTCGTGATGTTTCGACAGATCTCTACAGCACGTGCAAGGGTATGACTACCCCGCAACTTCCATTCCCTCCACGAGAGGTCTCTGCTCGGATGTGTCACACGGTGACTAGCCTGCGCGGGGGTGACTGCTTGCTCGTCGGTGGGAGAGCCTCACCAGCGAACGCATTTCAAGATTGCTGGTTGCGACAGGGAAAGCAGTGGCAGTCCACCAAGAGTCTCCCGGCTCCTCGCTTCAGACACAGCGCCGTCAAGATTACCCTCGAGACAGATTCGGAATCGGTCCTTGTGTACGGTGGAAAATCTAGCGATGGGTCTATCTTTGACACATGGTTGTTATGGCAGACACACAGCAACGGTTGGCAGGAAGTTGAGATACAAGGTGCAAGACCTCCTGCTCGATTCGGGGCCTGTCTAGAGAGCATCAACCAGACCACAGGCGTCCTGTTCGGAGGCATTGGCTCCGACGGAATCATCATTGAAGACTTTTGGATATGGAAGATACGCCATCGCAGTGACGGTACTGTATTTCTGGAGTTGACCGATCATACCGAGCACCTGCAACAAACACCTCTGAGTCAGTACATCTACCGATTTGGATCCACAGTCACACGGACTTCTCGGGGGCTGGTCATAGTTGGTGGAATCATTCCTCGACAGATCGTCCCATACGAATGTGAAATAATGTTGCTTGATGTAGGAGAGCTCCTCGAATACGTCGAAAACGAGTCGTCCTGGGGCCACAGGATTCTGTCTGCGATAGGACTCGGTGGCATATTGCAAGGTGCTAGACCGTTGCTTGTCGGCCATGTGGCCTGTGCGATAGACCCAGACCAGGTTTTGATACTGGGAGGTGGCGCAGTTTGCTTCTCATTCGGCACATTCTGGACGGAAGGAGGTTGGGTTCTGAAGCCAGCCGGCTCTACAGCACAGAACAATTGGACTCTTGTTCCTGAAGCTATGCATACTCCGGAACCTGTCGCATCTCCCAAGACTCCACAAATTAGCACTGCTTTGAAACTCTCATCAATTCGTCGTATACGAGTGGACACCTCCGAGCAATTCCAGCAGATCTTGGCTGACGGCAAGCCGGTGATCATTGAGGGTTCAGACATTGGACCTTGCACCGAACTCTGGACGAAGGAATATTTGACAGATGTTGTGGGAAGCGATCGCAAG GTCGTGGTTCATGAGAGTCAGTCAGAGAACATGAATTTCCAGGCAAAGAATTTCTCCTATGTGACCAAGGCTTTTGGTGACTTCTTGGACGAGGTCCATGCAGGTGGTCGCCAGTATCTCCGAAGCATTTCCGCTGAACTACCATCCAAGCTTCCTGCCAACCTTGCCGCGGATTTTCCTGGTCTAAAGGATGACTTTAAACTCCCCCAGGCACTCTCATTGGTGACAGAAAATGCCCACAGCTCTCCGTTAAGAATTTCGGGGCCGGTTACTATGTGGCTTCATTACGAT GTGATGGCGAATGTCTTATGCCAAATCCGAGGGGAGAGGAGACTGGTACTCTTCCCTCCCGCTGACGTGCAATACTTGCAAGTGCCACCAggagcctctagctctaccatcgatatcttccagaATATCAAAGACGGCTCTATCGTCTCAATTCCACACACGTCGCCGCAAGAAGCTGTGCTGAACAGTGGCGATATTCTATTTATCCCGCCGATGTGGCTGCATACTGCTTCTCCAACTGGCGGGGTCAGTGTCGCAGTCAATGTATTCTTCCGCAGCCTGCCCAAAGGATACGCTGCTGGTCGAGACGTCTACGGCAACCGTGACTTGCAGGCCTATGAGAAAGCCAGAATTGACATTCAGAAGATGGTGAGGTCTTTTGACGGTCTACCATCTGACATATCTCGCTTCTATCTGCTGAGGCTCGCGCAAGAACTGAAAGACAACGCTGGAGTATGA
- the pps1 gene encoding tyrosine/serine/threonine protein phosphatase PPS1, whose product MATVLVQQTLRHATPPPAGISSSLNLTRTPSPVPNKHLPVCPPGTSTAALRTAVQSTKEDKKVTSLLYPPDTFLRVNKSPSIYSIDIVTLAAALDYWASQPLPDPSQVFPWLHGLHPENHLQLGFFTNRRRSLRRIPQCWRGITIVKVGGDLSTSRLKGAVSPSEILAPSGWDFIPSDPKEGFSVRNFQIQTPKLATLSDIVVYGQDGVHKKQLLEVAEKIATAQYRWRNKNDPDGLLPTYHTFILSSEFSEIERRCPRLVAINSQGQLTGQVVDFFHWERLEMCEMTKASEISKNVWQGPTPDYILQCGSGDSVHVEDFDLLIETSDLASIPGPRYLAKLNRQLDDDDGPLRLEFPSSGSLVVPSAETREIDDLVSTVRWIYYLANPDEPESPTDVGGDIAMTPLQRKPRRILIHCPDGYTESSLLVIAYLMFAEGIPAHEAWLRLHCDRKRNFFAYPSDVTFLSTIQTRLLHESPATHSESLSSVPDPPWFRYCDGSLPSRILPYMYLGNLGHANNPEMLWALGIRRILSIGESVSWRDFDIARMGPENVMHITQVQDNGIDPLTQEFDRCLEFIRKGKQDGAATLVHCRVGVSRSATICIAEVMASLNLSFPRAYCFVRARRLNVIIQPHLRFVYELLKWEEQLLQRRNKTIKRELEWASIAREIALMNKPYSR is encoded by the exons ATGGCTACGGTGTTGGTACAGCAAACGCTGCGACATGCCACCCCTCCGCCAGCGGGAATCTCCTCGTCCCTGAATCTCACCAGAACCCCGTCGCCGGTGCCAAACAAACATTTACCTGTGTGTCCGCCGGGGACTTCGACAGCAGCTTTGCGGACTGCTGTACAATCAACTAAAGAGGATAAGAAGGTCACGTCGCTTCTCTATCCTCCCGACACGTTCTTGCGTGTAAACAAATCCCCCTCGATATACTCGATCGACATTGTAACCTTAGCCGCCGCCTTGGATTATTGGGCTTCTCAACCCTTGCCAGATCCCAGCCAGGTATTTCCTTGGCTCCATGGACTTCACCCGGAAAATCATCTACAACTGGGGTTTTTCACAAACCGGAGACGTTCTCTTCGCCGGATTCCTCAATGTTGGAGGGGCATCACGATCGTTAAAGTCGGTGGTGATCTTAGTACATCCAGACTCAAAGGTGCCGTGTCTCCCAGTGAGATCCTTGCCCCGTCCGGCTGGGATTTCATTCCAAGCGACCCCAAGGAGGGATTCTCTGTTCGCAATTTTCAGATACAAACCCCAAAGTTGGCTACTCTATCAGACATTGTTGTCTACGGCCAAGACGGTGTCCATAAAAAGCAGCTCTTAGAAGTTGCTGAGAAAATCGCCACTGCACAGTACCGTTGGAGAAATAAGAATGACCCAGATGGCTTGCTTCCAACCTACCATACATTCATCCTCTCAA GTGAATTCTCGGAAATTGAACGCCGTTGTCCGCGTTTGGTTGCTATTAACTCTCAAGGCCAGCTCACCGGCCAAGTAGTCGATTTCT TTCACTGGGAGCGGCTCGAAATGTGCGAGATGACCAAAGCTTCTGAGATCTCTAAAAATGTCTGGCAAGGGCCGACTCCTGATTACATATTGCAATGTGGATCAGGCGACTCCGTGCATGTCGAAGATTTTGACCTTTTGATTGAGACAAGTGATCTTGCCAGCATCCCTGGCCCTCGATACCTGGCTAAACTCAATAGGCagctggatgatgacgacggcCCTCTGCGGCTAGAATTCCCGTCTTCCGGGTCGCTTGTCGTCCCATCCGCTGAAACAAGAGAAATAGACGACCTCGTAAGCACTGTACGATGGATCTATTATCTAGCGAACCCAGACGAGCCGGAATCTCCCACAGATGTTGGTGGAGATATTGCTATGACGCCTCTTCAACGGAAGCCTCGCAGGATTCTTATACACTGTCCAGACGGCTATACTGAGTCTTCACTATTGGTCATCGCTTACTTGATGTTTGCTGAAGGTATACCGGCTCATGAGGCATGGCTGCGACTTCATTGCGACAGGAAGCGTAATTTCTTCGCATACCCGTCTGATGTCACTTTTCTGAGCACCATTCAAACAAGACTTTTGCATGAGAGTCCTGCGACGCACTCAGAGAGTCTCTCGAGCGTTCCAGATCCGCCATGGTTCCGGTACTGTGATGGATCACTTCCCAGTCGAATTCTCCCATATATGTATCTTGGCAATCTGGGCCACGCCAACAATCCTGAAATGCTCTGGGCTCTTGGAATTCGGCGCATTCTGAGCATTGGAGAGTCAGTCTCATGGAGAGATTTTGACATTGCTCGGATGGGCCCAGAGAACGTGATGCATATAACTCAGGTTCAAGACAATGGAATAGACCCGTTGACTCAGGAATTCGACCGATGCTTGGAATTCATCA GGAAAGGGAAGCAGGATGGAGCAGCCACGTTGGTCCATTGCCGAGTGGGAGTTTCTCGGTCAGCCACAATCTGTATTGCCGAAGTGATGGCTTCTCTCAACTTATCTTTCCCGAGAGCATA CTGCTTCGTTCGTGCCCGAAGactcaatgtcatcatccagcCCCATTTGCGTTTCGT ATATGAGCTCCTTAAGTGGGAAGAGCAGCTACTGCAGAGACGCAATAAAACCATCAAAAGAGAGCTCGAATGGGCCTCAATAGCCAGGGAAATTGCATTGATGAACAAGCCATACTCGAGATAA
- a CDS encoding mismatch repair ATPase MLH1 has translation MDPAMDVDASESRGTKRPAEDTDAIPKPKRIRPLDPDVVNKIAAGEIIVAPMHALKELIENAVDAGSTSIEILVKDGGLKLLQITDNGHGIDRDDLPILCERFTTSKLKQFEDLSSIGTYGFRGEALASISHIAHLTVTTKTAGSSCAWRAHYSDGKLVPPKPGQSAAPKATAGRGGTQITVEDLFYNVPTRRRAFRSASEEYAKILDVVGRYAVHCSGIAFSCRKHGESGAGISTPTAASTVERIRQIHGSAVANELVEFQVEDSKLGFRSSGLVTNANYHVKRTTILLFINHRSVESTAIKRAVEQTYSSFLPKGGHPFVYIDLEIEPQRVDVNVHPTKREVNFLNEDEIIECICDAIKSKLAQVDSSRTFLTQTLLPGVTTIEPLNRNNPATGLSVESDSQVPRTPAPTKKPYEHSLVRTDSRVRKITSMLPPAIQRTPSGPEAAESDPSQVVEEGLQYETTDREPLRIALTSVKNLRAAVRSTMHNNLTEMIASHTYVGLVDERRRIAAIQSGVKLYLVDYGMICSEFFYQIGLTDFGNFGIIKLDPAPKLVDLLRIGADAEREAHIASGGPVSSQETTQPEQTGTAEESEIFANAPNIVAKTLIDRREMLNEYFSLQISAEGDLLTIPLLLKGYLPSLGKLPRFLLRLGPYVDWTSEEECFRTFLRELAAFYTPEQLPPPPPEGSNASDHKEIPESPEEQPEDAVLRHRRLQIARMLEHVVFPALRARLVATTRLLRGVVEVADLKGLYRVFERC, from the exons ATGGATCCTGcgatggatgtggatgcCTCTGAATCGCGAGGCACGAAGCGACCTGCTGAAGACACAGATGCGATCCCGAAGCCTAAGAGAATAAGA CCTCTTGATCCCGATGTGGTGAACAAAATCGCAGCTGGGGAGATTATTGTAGCCCCTATGCATGCCCTGAAAGAGCTTATAGAGAACGCGGTCGATGCTGGCTCTACCTCTATTGAGATTTTAGTCAAAGATGGCGGCCTCAAACTACTACAAATAACCGACAACGGGCATGGCATTGAC CGGGACGACCTCCCCATCCTGTGCGAGAGATTTACGACCTCTAAACTGAAGCAATTCGAAGATCTCTCATCCATCGGAACTTACGGTTTCCGAGGTGAAGCACTCGCTAGTATTAGTCATATCGCTCATCTCACGGTCACTACCAAAACGGCTGGTTCTAGCTGTGCATGGAGAGCTCACTACAGTGATGGGAAACTCGTCCCTCCTAAACCTGGACAGAGCGCCGCCCCGAAAGCTACAGCTGGCCGTGGTGGCACGCAGATAACA GTTGAGGATCTATTCTATAATGTTCCTACAAGACGCCGAGCCTTCCGATCTGCAAGCGAAGAGTACGCCAAGATTCTCGATGTTGTCGGTCGGTACGCTGTTCACTGTTCTGGGATAGCGTTCTCATGTCGAAAACACGGCGAGTCGGGTGCTGGTATCTCAACACCTACGGCAGCGAGTACTGTGGAACGAATTCGCCAGATTCATGGTAGTGCAGTCGCCAATGAACTTGTTGAATTTCAAGTTGAGGATTCAAAGCTCGGTTTTCGCTCCTCAGGCTTGGTTACGAACGCAAACTATCATGTCAAGCGGACAACCATCCTCCTTTTCATCAACCACCGCTCTGTCGAGTCTACTGCGATAAAACGCGCAGTGGAGCAAACGTACTCGAGTTTTCTGCCTAAAGGCGGACACCCCTTTGTGTATATTGACCTGGAAATTGAGCCACAACGCGTTGACGTGAATGTGCACCCAACAAAACGCGAGGTAAACTTCCTTAATGAAGACGAGATTATCGAATGTATCTGCGATGCAATAAAATCAAAGCTGGCCCAAGTGGATTCCAGCCGAACCTTTCTCACGCAAACACTTCTTCCTGGTGTCACGACAATCGAGCCGTTGAATCGCAACAATCCGGCCACTGGTCTGTCAGTTGAAAGTGACAGCCAAGTTCCTAGAACACCTGCGCCAACGAAGAAGCCATATGAGCATAGCCTCGTGCGTACGGATTCCAGAGTCCGCAAGATCACGTCGATGCTACCTCCTGCGATACAACGAACGCCCTCCGGTCCTGAGGCGGCGGAGTCCGACCCTTCTCAAGTAGTTGAAGAGGGATTGCAGTACGAGACTACAGACCGAGAACCTCTTCGTATTGCCCTGACATCAGTCAAGAATCTCCGCGCCGCCGTCCGGTCTACCATGCACAACAATCTAACAGAGATGATCGCATCGCATACATACGTTGGGTTGGTCGACGAACGACGGCGCATCGCCGCTATACAGTCAGGAGTGAAGCTCTACCTAGTTGATTACGGTATGATATGCAGTGAGTTCTTCTACCAGATCGGTCTCACAGATTTCGGCAATTTCGGAATCATCAAACTCGACCCAGCGCCGAAGCTGGTGGATCTGCTTCGAATTGGGGCAGACGCGGAGCGAGAAGCACATATCGCTTCCGGGGGCCCCGTCTCGAGCCAAGAGACAACACAGCCTGAGCAAACAGGCACGGCCGAGGAAAGTGAGATCTTTGCCAATGCACCGAACATAGTCGCAAAAACACTCATCGACAGACGAGAGATGTTGAACGAGTACTTCTCTCTTCAGATCTCCGCAGAGGGCGACCTCCTCACTATTCCCCTCTTACTCAAAGGCTATCTCCCGTCATTGGGTAAATTGCCACGTTTCCTGCTAAGGCTTGGCCCGTACGTCGACTGGACAAGCGAAGAGGAATGCTTCCGTACGTTCCTAAGGGAGCTTGCGGCTTTCTACACTCCCGAACAactgcctcctccaccgcctgAAGGGTCAAATGCCTCAGACCACAAAGAAATTCCAGAGTCGCCGGAAGAGCAACCGGAAGATGCGGTTTTGAGGCACCGTCGACTGCAGATAGCTCGGATGCTGGAGCATGTTGTTTTCCCAGCGCTTCGGGCTCGTCTGGTTGCCACCACACGGCTTCTCCGCGGCGTAGTTGAAGTGGCGGATCTCAAAGGTCTATACCGTGTGTTTGAGAGGTGTTAA